GCATGCTAAGACTCTGCAGCTGCGATATCGAGCAAGAAGTTAATGGACTGTACTCGATTCATCGGAAGGAAAAGATCCCTTCAGAGAGGGTTAGGGCTATTATGGATGCTGCACGAGAATACTATTACAAAAATGTGGCGGTTCAGAGAACACACTTGGGGTCGAAGGTTGTGCACGGCCTTGAGAAGAGGTTCCATATGTAGAATTTTCGGGTTATGATTAGATGCTAGATGCACAGACCTTTACAGGAACGATGTCTTTCAATATCCCGTCCTTAAAGTAAAAGTCCTATTTAGTAAACGTGAATAGCAGAGCTAACATATCAACTATTCCACCGCAGCTGCCCATCAATATTCCCAACATGCTCACCCAGCCGAGCCTCACTCTCCCTATACTCCCCAGAATTATCCTGAAGCTCCGCATGAAGCACCGGTTCTCGTTGTCCTTCCATGCCCAATCTGACATTGCGAGCGGTATTACTGAAATTCTGTCCGTTCCAGCTAAATCGACCTATCGCAACAACTATTATCACATGTCCATAACTATATTGTAGCTTGAAT
The sequence above is a segment of the Aspergillus chevalieri M1 DNA, chromosome 6, nearly complete sequence genome. Coding sequences within it:
- a CDS encoding CVNH domain-containing protein (COG:S;~EggNog:ENOG410PRXH;~InterPro:IPR011058,IPR036673;~PFAM:PF08881;~antiSMASH:Cluster_6.4); the protein is MSFQNSACNIYLDSDPGDTDRKTSLQATCNNDQGTGMTSQIKLDEALGNQDGRFSWNGQNFSNTARNVRLGMEGQREPVLHAELQDNSGEYRESEARLGEHVGNIDGQLRWNS